Proteins encoded within one genomic window of Salipaludibacillus agaradhaerens:
- a CDS encoding PhoH family protein, giving the protein MTENTSTLVLPIQGANEAQALFGPNDNHLKRLEEFFATTIMTRGEEITIVGDSNSSEKINDILNMLLKLIRNGLSVQERDVVYAAQLAKRGMLDEMADLYEDKITLTAKGKPILAKTLGQRHYVSAIRKNDIVFGIGPAGTGKTYLAVVMAVHALKEGRVKKIVLTRPAVEAGESLGFLPGDLKEKVDPYLRPLYDALHDVFGVEHTERLMERGTIEIAPLAYMRGRTLDDSFVILDEAQNTTSEQIKMFLTRLGFGSKMVVTGDLTQIDLPRGKMSGLKSVLKILKNVEGLSFIHLEPTDVVRHTLVQKIINAYDKESETSSEHNA; this is encoded by the coding sequence TTGACAGAAAATACAAGTACACTTGTTTTACCAATTCAAGGAGCAAATGAAGCCCAAGCGTTGTTTGGGCCAAATGATAATCACTTGAAACGTTTAGAAGAATTTTTCGCCACGACAATTATGACACGTGGTGAAGAAATCACAATAGTTGGAGACAGTAATTCCTCAGAGAAGATTAATGATATCTTAAACATGCTATTAAAACTCATTAGAAATGGCCTTTCAGTTCAAGAAAGGGATGTTGTGTATGCCGCCCAATTAGCTAAAAGAGGCATGCTAGATGAAATGGCAGATTTGTATGAGGATAAAATAACTCTCACGGCTAAAGGTAAGCCAATTCTTGCGAAAACATTAGGCCAAAGACATTATGTGTCTGCGATTCGAAAAAATGATATCGTCTTTGGAATTGGACCAGCGGGAACAGGGAAAACCTATTTAGCTGTTGTCATGGCGGTTCATGCTTTAAAAGAAGGGCGAGTAAAGAAAATTGTCTTAACTCGGCCTGCAGTTGAGGCAGGTGAAAGCCTCGGTTTTTTACCTGGGGATCTAAAGGAGAAAGTAGATCCTTATTTAAGACCATTGTATGATGCACTTCATGATGTGTTTGGTGTAGAACATACTGAAAGACTAATGGAAAGAGGCACGATCGAGATCGCACCGTTAGCATATATGAGAGGTCGGACACTTGACGATTCCTTTGTCATATTAGATGAGGCTCAAAATACGACGTCTGAACAAATAAAAATGTTTTTAACAAGACTTGGTTTTGGTTCAAAAATGGTTGTGACAGGAGACTTAACGCAAATTGATTTGCCGCGTGGTAAAATGTCCGGTTTAAAATCAGTTTTAAAAATATTAAAAAATGTAGAAGGTTTGTCATTTATACATTTGGAGCCTACTGACGTTGTCCGTCATACACTTGTTCAAAAAATTATTAATGCTTATGACAAAGAGAGTGAAACGTCTTCTGAGCATAATGCGTAA
- a CDS encoding HD family phosphohydrolase, with protein MSKRSSIDQQAWWKNLKKHRYLRIFIFVFLGIFTYGMLVTNVIPETLEVEQGTVSDQDIRSPLTIENKLETERLQLEASDAVEPVYSKKTRYAQNQLERIQDIFHSVEQVQSQIDERISEIEEASNNSNEDDMTIEELSESEQLDLLEELLPTETIEQISDDAFLILLETTGEDLETAQETTTSAVYDVMEEEIPMDEVDDAKDRVESKVAIAAVSPDLLEAMIEISRFGITANYMMDEDATQEARESAIEAVEPVMIREGQLLVEEGQVITGEIYQQLSLVGLTEEVPLYYPYIGLAIIISLLIAMLAYYLNDAKTSLQTNNTHLLMYSTIYMLTLILLKLVSLTHVIDLNGITFLAPVAMGTMLLTTLLQSRVAIFTSMIFAIIASIMFNSESSGIVNYTHGIYIFFSGLAGVFFLSKSQRMMRMLQTGIFVSFINILVVIAILLLKNAQYGWFDIGTNVGFAFLSGFISVVLAIGLLPFVEAGFGVLSPTRLIELSNPNHPLLRKILLEAPGTYHHSVVVANLAEAACESVGANGLLARVGSYYHDIGKTRRPHFFIENQMKIKNPHDNISPHLSKTIIIAHPYDGADMLKSHKLPKEIVDIAEQHHGTSLLKYFYHKAKQNDDKDEIEEEEFRYPGPKAQSKEAALVGFADCVEAAVRSMQHPTTEKIENLVRKILLDRLTDGQFDDCDLTLKELNKAATSICETLQGTFHSRIEYPEDDLSKKEDNV; from the coding sequence ATGTCAAAACGATCATCTATAGATCAACAAGCATGGTGGAAAAATTTAAAAAAACATCGTTATTTACGTATCTTCATCTTTGTATTTTTAGGCATCTTTACGTATGGTATGCTCGTCACAAATGTGATCCCTGAGACGTTAGAAGTTGAACAAGGAACCGTGTCTGACCAAGATATACGATCGCCATTAACAATTGAAAATAAGCTAGAAACTGAACGTTTACAACTAGAAGCATCTGATGCGGTCGAACCTGTATATTCAAAAAAAACGAGATACGCCCAAAATCAACTTGAAAGAATTCAGGATATTTTCCATTCGGTGGAACAAGTCCAAAGTCAGATTGATGAAAGAATTTCTGAAATAGAAGAGGCGTCTAACAATTCTAATGAAGATGACATGACGATTGAAGAACTTTCTGAGTCCGAACAGCTTGATTTGCTTGAAGAGCTTCTTCCAACTGAAACCATAGAGCAAATATCTGATGACGCTTTTCTAATATTGTTGGAAACGACCGGTGAAGATTTAGAGACTGCCCAAGAAACGACTACTAGTGCAGTGTATGATGTGATGGAAGAAGAAATTCCAATGGATGAAGTAGATGATGCAAAAGATAGGGTTGAAAGCAAGGTTGCCATTGCAGCTGTTAGTCCAGATTTACTTGAAGCTATGATTGAAATTTCTCGTTTTGGTATTACGGCAAATTACATGATGGACGAAGATGCTACACAAGAAGCACGAGAGTCAGCTATTGAAGCGGTAGAACCTGTTATGATACGAGAAGGTCAGCTGCTAGTAGAAGAAGGTCAAGTCATTACGGGAGAAATTTATCAACAACTATCGCTTGTAGGATTAACTGAAGAGGTGCCTTTATACTACCCTTATATTGGTCTTGCTATTATTATTAGTCTATTAATAGCGATGCTTGCCTATTACTTAAATGATGCAAAAACCTCTTTACAAACAAATAATACCCATTTGTTAATGTATAGTACGATTTATATGCTGACGCTCATTTTGTTAAAGCTCGTTAGTTTGACGCATGTCATTGACCTTAACGGTATAACCTTCCTAGCGCCAGTAGCCATGGGAACAATGCTTCTTACAACATTGCTACAATCACGGGTCGCTATTTTTACAAGCATGATATTCGCTATTATTGCAAGTATTATGTTTAATAGTGAGAGCTCTGGTATTGTTAATTACACTCATGGCATATACATCTTTTTTAGTGGCTTGGCAGGAGTCTTTTTCTTGAGTAAGTCACAACGGATGATGCGGATGTTACAAACGGGAATTTTCGTCTCGTTTATTAATATTTTAGTGGTAATTGCTATTCTCTTATTGAAAAATGCTCAATATGGGTGGTTTGATATTGGGACCAACGTCGGTTTTGCATTTTTGTCTGGCTTTATCTCTGTGGTGTTAGCGATTGGGTTATTACCCTTTGTGGAAGCAGGATTCGGAGTTTTGTCTCCAACTAGACTAATTGAATTGTCCAATCCTAATCACCCTCTTTTAAGAAAAATTTTATTAGAGGCTCCAGGAACATATCATCATAGTGTGGTCGTCGCTAACTTAGCCGAAGCTGCCTGTGAATCTGTTGGAGCTAACGGGTTATTAGCACGAGTTGGTTCATATTATCATGATATTGGGAAGACAAGACGCCCACATTTTTTTATAGAAAATCAAATGAAAATTAAAAATCCACATGATAATATTTCACCGCATTTAAGTAAAACAATTATTATTGCTCACCCTTATGATGGGGCAGACATGCTTAAATCACATAAGCTTCCGAAGGAAATTGTGGACATTGCAGAACAGCATCATGGTACGTCGTTACTTAAATACTTTTACCATAAAGCAAAACAAAATGATGATAAGGACGAAATAGAAGAAGAAGAGTTCAGATATCCAGGGCCGAAAGCGCAATCAAAGGAAGCAGCACTCGTTGGATTTGCTGATTGTGTAGAAGCAGCTGTTAGATCAATGCAGCACCCTACAACTGAAAAAATCGAAAATCTTGTTCGTAAAATATTATTGGATCGGTTAACAGATGGTCAATTTGATGACTGTGACCTTACATTAAAAGAGTTAAATAAAGCAGCGACTTCAATATGTGAAACGTTGCAGGGAACGTTCCACTCAAGGATCGAGTATCCAGAAGATGATTTGAGTAAAAAGGAGGATAATGTGTGA
- the yqfD gene encoding sporulation protein YqfD, translated as MRNDWLHKSTGYMKIQVTHASPETFIKECQRQGVLTWEVTFQEEERFTAYVLLTDLYKLKKMAKLLSCKIKFEEKKGLPFLLKKLSNRKGLVAGILGFIAVLILLSNMVWTIEIEGTDPAMEHEVRHVLEQMGIKKGAFQYFLPAPEIIQDNIMNELDGVTWIGVTKHGSSYHFQVVEKEIVEERPTTGTGHLVASRKAVIHDLFVEKGNPLIKPNQVVKKGDILVSGELGKEGKTTFIAAEGEVIGEFWYKVRVKVPLSQTIETVTGRTAKKHGLKIGNMTVPVWGFSGLNTDEKYKEQISKDWEIFGYKTPFSHVVTHEYELQSIDRERAQKKAVAIAKEEATKKLMQMLSEDAIITGEKVLHETVDGGKVKVSLHYKIQDNIAVKQPIIQGD; from the coding sequence GTGAGAAACGATTGGTTGCACAAATCAACCGGGTACATGAAAATTCAGGTGACACATGCGTCTCCAGAGACATTTATTAAAGAATGTCAAAGGCAAGGTGTATTAACTTGGGAAGTGACGTTCCAAGAAGAAGAAAGGTTTACAGCTTATGTACTGTTGACCGATCTTTATAAACTGAAAAAAATGGCCAAGCTTTTATCCTGTAAAATAAAATTTGAAGAAAAAAAGGGGTTACCATTTTTATTAAAGAAATTAAGCAATAGAAAAGGGTTAGTAGCAGGTATTTTAGGTTTTATTGCGGTTCTGATCCTTTTATCAAATATGGTTTGGACAATTGAAATTGAAGGAACAGACCCTGCAATGGAACACGAAGTACGTCATGTGTTAGAGCAGATGGGAATAAAAAAGGGAGCCTTTCAATATTTTTTGCCTGCACCAGAAATCATCCAGGATAACATCATGAATGAGTTAGACGGAGTCACGTGGATCGGTGTTACGAAACACGGGTCCTCTTATCATTTTCAAGTAGTGGAGAAAGAAATAGTTGAAGAACGCCCAACTACTGGTACAGGGCATCTCGTTGCATCGCGAAAAGCTGTAATTCATGATCTTTTCGTTGAAAAAGGAAATCCACTCATTAAACCGAACCAAGTGGTTAAAAAAGGTGACATTCTCGTATCTGGTGAATTAGGTAAAGAAGGTAAAACGACTTTTATAGCTGCAGAAGGAGAAGTTATTGGCGAATTTTGGTACAAGGTCCGTGTGAAGGTGCCGTTGAGTCAGACGATCGAAACTGTTACGGGACGAACAGCAAAAAAACATGGCCTTAAAATAGGGAATATGACTGTTCCGGTCTGGGGCTTCTCAGGATTAAACACGGATGAAAAATATAAAGAGCAGATATCAAAAGATTGGGAAATATTTGGTTATAAAACCCCATTTTCACATGTTGTCACACATGAGTATGAATTACAATCAATTGACAGGGAGCGAGCTCAAAAAAAAGCTGTAGCTATTGCAAAAGAAGAAGCCACGAAAAAACTTATGCAAATGTTATCAGAGGATGCCATAATCACTGGAGAAAAAGTTTTGCACGAGACAGTAGACGGTGGTAAAGTAAAAGTATCGCTGCACTATAAGATTCAAGATAATATTGCAGTGAAACAGCCCATAATTCAAGGAGACTGA